Proteins encoded by one window of uncultured Draconibacterium sp.:
- a CDS encoding NAD(P)-dependent oxidoreductase — MKVGILREGKTPPDKRVPLTPQQCIEVQQTFPHVSIVVQPSPIRSFKDEEYSTLGIQLKEDLSDCDVLLGVKEVRIEDFLPGKIYLFFSHTIKKQEYNRKLLQTVLEKNIQLVDYEVLTDKEGFRIIGFGRFAGLVGAYNGFRAFGLKHNLFNLKPAHECDDLEEMLQHLDKIELPPIKIAITGDGRVAQGVLEILNHMKIMRVSPEAYLKVQEPKQAVYVQLLPGNYVQRTDGESFDLMHFFNNPTMYENSFHPFAEATDMLIASAYWDPKSPVLFTADEMKDNKFRIGVISDITCDIEGSIPSTKRAATIADPFYDYNPQSGELEEAFSNRYNVSVQAVDNLPCELPKDASLDFGRNLIEKVFPSLFGEDTDEIIARASITKDGALTEKFSYLQDFADGE, encoded by the coding sequence ATGAAAGTAGGTATTTTACGAGAAGGAAAAACACCACCCGATAAACGCGTTCCATTAACTCCGCAACAATGTATTGAAGTACAGCAAACTTTTCCACATGTTTCAATCGTTGTACAACCAAGCCCAATACGAAGTTTTAAAGACGAAGAATACAGCACGCTGGGAATTCAGTTAAAAGAAGATCTTTCGGATTGCGACGTTTTACTTGGGGTAAAAGAAGTTCGCATCGAAGATTTTCTGCCCGGAAAGATCTACCTGTTTTTCTCGCACACTATAAAAAAGCAGGAGTATAACCGCAAGTTGTTACAAACCGTTTTAGAAAAAAATATTCAGCTGGTTGATTACGAAGTTTTGACCGACAAAGAAGGATTCCGCATCATCGGATTTGGCCGTTTTGCCGGACTGGTTGGCGCCTACAACGGATTCAGAGCTTTTGGATTAAAACACAATTTATTTAACCTTAAACCTGCTCATGAATGTGATGACCTGGAGGAAATGTTACAACACCTTGACAAGATAGAACTACCACCGATAAAAATTGCGATAACCGGCGACGGACGTGTGGCGCAGGGTGTCCTCGAGATTTTAAATCATATGAAAATCATGCGCGTGTCGCCCGAAGCTTATTTAAAAGTACAAGAGCCAAAACAAGCGGTTTATGTGCAATTACTTCCCGGAAACTATGTGCAAAGAACCGATGGAGAATCGTTCGACCTGATGCATTTTTTCAATAATCCGACGATGTACGAGAATAGTTTTCACCCGTTCGCCGAAGCTACCGATATGCTTATTGCTTCGGCCTATTGGGATCCAAAATCTCCGGTTCTTTTTACCGCCGATGAGATGAAGGATAATAAATTCCGCATTGGTGTGATCTCTGATATTACTTGCGATATTGAAGGTTCCATTCCATCAACAAAACGTGCAGCCACAATTGCCGATCCGTTTTACGATTATAATCCGCAAAGCGGTGAATTGGAAGAAGCATTCTCGAATCGGTACAATGTGTCGGTACAGGCGGTTGATAACCTCCCTTGCGAACTGCCAAAAGATGCCTCGCTTGATTTCGGAAGAAACCTGATCGAAAAAGTATTTCCAAGTTTATTTGGCGAAGATACTGACGAAATAATCGCACGTGCTTCGATTACAAAAGATGGCGCACTAACTGAGAAGTTCTCGTATTTGCAGGATTTTGCTGACGGGGAATGA
- a CDS encoding alpha/beta hydrolase, with protein sequence MIRKTFICAVLLIFSCSGILNAQNTFSVTLDEVNNGKIKVEPAIPADGKVAAGTELVVTTKADKGYVLDAVYYSVKGMWGDMYHESMASPYKVIVDQDKKIGASFIEKDEVSHLVVAQNIEYAKPGVKQLKYDVFAPDGARNLPCIVIIHGGGWVSNSEDIMRGMARELTKNGKYVVFSIDYRWAGTRDGDEVGNTMADLIGDVFGAIAHIMEHAAEYGGDPTRIAVTGDSAGGHLSAVAGTMPNKIGDGGFGVTEGVFEFMPSYIPVNKTVGQVRSEMMAAIKAAAPSYGVFSSARLNHNSEDPKADESWKEAIAPLSNIPNVEERAVPHYLTRGTKDGLIGDEDVTVYMDALVEAGQRVQYVQVGGAGHAFFDWKPDERTKATFKKYGIYYINEMEAFFNSVFYPTN encoded by the coding sequence ATGATTCGAAAAACTTTCATTTGTGCTGTGCTGCTCATATTTTCCTGCTCAGGAATTTTGAATGCACAAAATACATTTAGTGTTACCCTTGATGAAGTAAATAACGGGAAAATAAAGGTTGAACCTGCAATACCGGCCGATGGGAAAGTGGCGGCAGGAACGGAACTAGTGGTTACGACAAAGGCCGATAAAGGTTATGTACTTGATGCTGTGTATTATTCGGTGAAAGGAATGTGGGGAGATATGTATCATGAATCAATGGCATCGCCATACAAGGTGATCGTTGACCAGGACAAGAAGATTGGAGCTTCGTTTATTGAGAAGGATGAAGTTAGTCACCTGGTTGTAGCCCAGAATATAGAATATGCGAAACCCGGGGTGAAACAGTTGAAATACGATGTGTTTGCTCCTGATGGTGCGAGGAATTTGCCTTGTATTGTTATCATTCATGGTGGAGGTTGGGTATCAAATTCGGAAGATATTATGCGCGGAATGGCGCGCGAACTAACCAAAAATGGCAAATATGTTGTTTTTAGTATTGATTATCGATGGGCCGGAACCCGTGATGGAGATGAGGTTGGAAATACCATGGCTGATCTGATCGGTGACGTATTTGGCGCCATTGCTCACATTATGGAACATGCAGCTGAATATGGCGGCGATCCGACACGAATTGCAGTAACCGGCGATAGTGCCGGAGGTCATTTATCGGCAGTTGCCGGAACTATGCCTAACAAAATTGGCGACGGTGGTTTTGGCGTAACAGAAGGCGTATTTGAGTTTATGCCATCGTATATTCCTGTGAACAAAACAGTTGGTCAGGTGCGCTCCGAAATGATGGCTGCCATTAAAGCAGCTGCGCCAAGTTATGGTGTATTTAGCAGTGCAAGGTTGAATCACAATTCAGAGGATCCGAAAGCAGACGAAAGCTGGAAAGAAGCTATCGCTCCGCTCAGCAACATACCAAATGTCGAGGAACGTGCAGTGCCGCATTACCTGACCCGTGGAACAAAAGATGGTTTAATTGGCGACGAGGATGTAACTGTTTATATGGATGCACTGGTTGAAGCCGGACAACGTGTGCAATATGTACAGGTTGGTGGAGCAGGACATGCTTTTTTCGATTGGAAACCGGATGAACGGACAAAAGCAACTTTTAAAAAGTATGGTATATACTACATCAACGAAATGGAGGCCTTTTTCAATTCAGTGTTTTATCCGACTAACTAA